Proteins co-encoded in one Enterobacter sp. R4-368 genomic window:
- the yacL gene encoding protein YacL has translation MDYEFLRDITGVVKVRMSMGHEVVGHWFNEEVKENLALLDEVEQAAKTVKGSERTWQRAGHEYTLWLDGEEVMIRANQLEFSGDEMEEGMSYYDEESLSLCGVEDFLQVVAAYRQFLQQR, from the coding sequence ATGGATTACGAATTTTTGCGTGATATCACCGGAGTGGTAAAGGTGCGCATGTCGATGGGCCACGAAGTGGTGGGGCACTGGTTCAATGAAGAAGTGAAAGAGAACCTGGCGCTGCTTGATGAAGTGGAGCAGGCGGCGAAAACGGTGAAAGGCAGCGAACGTACCTGGCAACGCGCGGGCCATGAATACACGCTGTGGCTGGATGGCGAAGAGGTGATGATCCGCGCGAACCAGCTGGAATTTTCCGGCGATGAAATGGAAGAGGGAATGAGTTACTACGACGAAGAGAGCCTTTCGCTGTGTGGCGTTGAGGATTTTCTTCAGGTGGTGGCGGCTTACCGGCAGTTCCTCCAGCAGCGTTAA